From Cannabis sativa cultivar Pink pepper isolate KNU-18-1 chromosome 8, ASM2916894v1, whole genome shotgun sequence, a single genomic window includes:
- the LOC115700465 gene encoding receptor-like protein kinase HSL1: protein MSKLSHSKLLLFYYYSSSSSPPKLNSFSLHSSKMVLTLLFFLLFLSPPLTLSLNQEGLYLLRVKRGLSDPTQSLSSWNDRDDDPCNWFGVTCENSTRRVISIELRSSQLAGPFPVFLCRLQSLSSIILSNNSINSSLPNTISDCRNLQTLVLSQNLLVGPIPGSISKIANLRQLDLTGNNFTGGIPASFGQFQKLESLILSGNLLDGVIPSSLGNISSLRELFLAYNPFSPSRIPSEFGNLTSLESLWLSGCNLVGQIPASLGLLTRLKNLDISMNRLSGAIPSSITDLRSIEQIELYNNSISGELPPGMSTLKTLRRFDVSMNQLTGTIPNELCGLQLESLNLFDNRLEGTLPESIAESPNLYELKLFNNKLSGKLPSQLGKNSPLQRLDVSYNGFSGEIPESLCVKGVLEDLIIIYNSFSGKIPPSLGKCQSLSRVRMKHNNLSGIVPAQFWGLPRVSLLDLAHNSLSGPISSKISGARNISLLLISRNKFSGALPNELASLDSLVELSCSHNVLSGSIPASLTKLSQLGRLDLSNNQLSGQIPVGIDSMKKLNELSLANNKLSGQIPSEIGSVFGLNYLDLSGNLLSGKIPSELQNLKLNMLNLSNNKLSGALPPLYANENYKSSFLGNPGLCGDIPDLCSRAVTSNKMKYLWILRSIFILAAIVFLVGLFGFYWKYMSYKKNTETITTAIWRSFHKLSFNEFDVVDCLNEDNVIGSGASGKVYKVVLGNGEKVAVKKLWGGVKKDDTCPVVREKDEFEAEVETLGKIRHKNIVRLWCCCSSDYCKLLVYEYMPNGSLGDLLHSSKGGMLDWPTRYKIALDSAEGLSYLHHDCVPPIVHRDVKSNNILLDENFGAKVADFGVAKIVGGVSKDVLSMSIIAGSCGYIAPEYGYTLRVNEKSDIYSFGVVLLELLTGRLPVDSEYGDKDLVKWVCATMEQNGSDQVIDSRLDVITHKEEISRVLHIALLCINPHPLTRPSMRIVVSMLQEASSGNKSKSGGKDGIFSLAATSM from the exons ATGTCCAAACTTTCACACTCAAAGTtgctacttttttattattattcttcttcGTCTTCACCTCCAAAACTCAACTCATTTTCCCTCCATTCTTCTAAAATGGTGCTCACCTTACTTTTcttccttctctttctctctcctccTTTGACTCTCTCTCTAAACCAAGAGGGACTCTACCTCCTCCGAGTCAAACGTGgcctttccgatccaactcagtCCCTCTCCTCCTGGAATGACCGGGACGATGATCCTTGCAACTGGTTCGGTGTCACCTGTGAAAACTCAACTCGTCGAGTTATCTCCATCGAACTTCGGAGTTCTCAGCTTGCCGGACCTTTCCCTGTTTTCCTTTGTCGCCTCCAGTCTCTCTCTTCCATTATTCTCTCTAATAACTCTATCAACTCCTCTCTGCCGAACACTATCTCCGACTGCCGGAATCTCCAGACCCTCGTTCTCTCTCAGAACCTCCTCGTGGGTCCCATTCCCGGAAGTATTTCCAAAATCGCTAACCTCCGGCAACTGGACCTTACTGGAAACAACTTCACTGGTGGAATTCCGGCAAGCTTTGGTCAGTTTCAGAAACTTGAATCGCTTATTCTCTCCGGAAATCTTCTTGACGGAGTTATACCCAGTTCTCTTGGTAACATTTCTAGTCTCAGAGAGCTTTTTCTCGCTTATAATCCGTTCTCGCCGAGTCGGATACCGAGTGAGTTTGGTAACCTGACTAGTCTTGAGAGCTTATGGCTCAGTGGTTGTAACCTCGTGGGACAGATTCCGGCGAGTTTGGGCCTGCTGACGCGGCTCAAGAACCTTGACATTTCCATGAACAGACTCAGCGGAGCTATTCCTAGTTCAATTACAGACCTACGAAGTATAGAACAGATTGAGCTTTACAACAATTCTATTTCCGGTGAGTTACCTCCGGGAATGTCGACATTGAAGACCCTGCGAAGATTCGACGTGTCCATGAACCAACTGACTGGTACGATTCCGAATGAGCTTTGCGGTTTGCAACTAGAGTCGCTGAATTTGTTTGATAATCGGCTTGAAGGGACACTACCAGAGAGTATAGCTGAGTCTCCAAACTTATACGAACTCAAATTATTCAACAACAAACTCAGCGGCAAGTTGCCCAGTCAACTCGGGAAGAACTCGCCGTTGCAGAGGCTCGATGTTTCGTACAATGGGTTTAGTGGAGAAATCCCAGAAAGCTTGTGCGTGAAGGGTGTACTGGAAGACcttattattatatacaattCATTTTCCGGGAAAATTCCACCGAGCCTTGGAAAATGCCAGTCCTTGAGCAGAGTGAGAATGAAGCACAACAATCTTTCAGGTATTGTTCCTGCTCAATTCTGGGGTCTCCCCCGTGTCTCCTTGCTTGACCTTGCTCATAATTCACTTTCTGGTCCCATATCTAGCAAAATTTCTGGTGCACGTAACATTTCACTTTTGTTAATATCTCGAAACAAGTTTTCTGGGGCCTTGCCTAATGAGCTCGCTTCACTGGACAGCCTTGTTGAATTATCTTGTAGCCATAATGTGCTATCGGGTTCCATTCCGGCGAGTTTGACTAAGTTGAGCCAATTGGGAAGGCTTGATCTTAGTAACAACCAACTATCTGGGCAGATTCCGGTCGGAATTGATTCTATGAAGAAGCTGAATGAGCTTAGTTTAGCTAACAATAAGCTATCTGGTCAAATCCCAAGTGAGATTGGGAGTGTGTTTGGTCTTAACTATCTTGATCTTTCTGGAAATCTTCTCTCTGGGAAAATCCCATCCGAGTTGCAGAATTTAAAGCTTAATATGCTAAACTTGTCGAACAATAAGCTTTCTGGTGCGCTTCCTCCTCTTTATGCAAATGAAAATTACAAAAGTAGTTTTTTGGGCAATCCAGGCTTGTGTGGTGACATCCCTGATCTTTGTTCTCGGGCCGTTACAAGTAACAAGATGAAATACCTTTGGATTTTACGTTCAATCTTCATTCTTGCAGCCATTGTTTTTCTTGTTGGACTTTTTGGGTTCTATTGGAAGTACATGTCCTATAAGAAGAACACTGAAACAATCACTACAGCCATATGGAGGTCTTTCCATAAACTTAGTTTCAATGAGTTTGATGTAGTCGACTGCCTAAACGAGGACAATGTGATAGGAAGTGGAGCTTCAGGAAAAGTCTACAAAGTGGTGCTTGGCAACGGTGAGAAAGTTGCAGTAAAGAAGCTTTGGGGAGGAGTAAAGAAAGATGACACTTGTCCTGTTGTGCGGGAGAAAGATGAATTCGAAGCAGAAGTTGAAACACTTGGAAAGATTAGGCACAAGAATATTGTCAGGCTGTGGTGTTGCTGCAGCTCTGATTATTGCAAACTTCTGGTTTATGAATACATGCCTAATGGAAGCTTGGGGGATTTACTCCATAGTAGTAAAGGAGGCATGTTGGATTGGCCAACAAGGTACAAGATAGCTCTAGATTCAGCTGAGGGGCTTTCTTACTTGCATCACGATTGTGTACCTCCAATTGTTCATAGAGATGTAAAATCCAACAACATATTGTTGGATGAAAATTTTGGAGCCAAAGTTGCTGATTTTGGGGTGGCTAAAATTGTAGGCGGAGTCAGTAAAGATGTTCTTTCTATGTCTATTATTGCAGGGTCTTGTGGTTATATCGCACCAG AATATGGTTATACACTTCGAGTGAATGAAAAGAGCGACATTTATAGCTTTGGAGTGGTGTTACTAGAGCTATTGACTGGTAGACTCCCAGTTGATTCAGAATACGGAGACAAAGATTTGGTTAAATGGGTCTGCGCTACTATGGAACAAAATGGATCAGACCAAGTAATTGATTCCAGACTTGATGTCATAACTCACAAGGAAGAAATTAGCAGAGTACTCCACATTGCTCTTCTCTGCATCAACCCACATCCGCTTACTCGGCCATCAATGCGAATAGTGGTGAGCATGCTGCAAGAAGCAAGTTCAGGAAACAAATCCAAATCTGGTGGGAAAGATGGTATCTTTTCCCTTGCTGCTACTTCGATGTAA
- the LOC115698976 gene encoding probable glycosyltransferase At5g25310, translating into MVTRDSSRSSRDQMSCRFIIFLLVLASICVILMGISVWVISSTIEPINLIQTVPNLAHHFSRNSIIGSESDDDDGGFGGVDHNHVRSPISPSSTLSNTTTTTTTAFHANNGFKNHTIRRKIWTRSGKRQILERGLAAARAVIRRAGSSSNFLTTRNDTDYVPNSVVYRNPKAFYQSYVEMEKRFKVYVYEEGELPISHDGPCKNIYAIEGRFIHEMENSAKRFRTREGERAHVYFMPFSVTWMVKYLYEANSRDLDPLRRYVADYINLISTRYPFWNTTKGADHFIVACHDWGPHATEGNQFLYNTSIRVFCNANSSESFNPQKDVSLPEIHLLTGEMPSAFHSPPENATRPLLAFFAGGLHGIIRPILFQHWNGRDGDMQVHEYLPEGMGDYHTFMLKSKFCLCPSGYEVASPRVVEAIYAGCVPVILSDSYVLPFSDVLKWDEFSISVEISDIPRLKEILSSVSEEKYRRLKEGLKTVRKHFVLNNPAKRFDVFHMILHSIWLRRLNVGLA; encoded by the exons ATGGTGACTAGGGATAGTAGTCGTAGCAGCCGTGACCAAATGTCTTGTCGgttcattatttttttactaGTATTGGCTTCGATATGTGTCATTCTGATGGGCATATCTGTTTGGGTAATCTCTTCCACTATTGAGCCAATTAATTTGATACAAACAGTCCCTAATCTCGCTCATCATTTTAGTAGAAACTCCATAATTGGCTCTGaatctgatgatgatgatggaggTTTTGGTGGTGTTGATCATAATCATGTTCGATCACCTATTTCTCCTTCGAGTACTCTTTCCaacactactactactactactacggCTTTTCATGCTAATAATGGATTCAAGAACCACACCATAAga AGAAAAATCTGGACTCGAAGTGGAAAACGACAGATTCTTGAACGAGGACTAGCTGCGGCTCGAGCTGTGATTCGGAGAGCAGGTTCGAGTAGCAACTTCTTGACAACAAGAAACGACACCGACTATGTTCCTAATAGTGTCGTTTATCGTAACCCAAAAGCGTTTTATCA GAGCTATGTTGAAATGGAAAAGAGATTCAAAGTGTATGTGTACGAAGAAGGTGAGCTTCCAATCTCTCATGACGGACCATGCAAGAACATATACGCCATTGAAGGGAGATTCATACATGAAATGGAAAACAGTGCAAAGAGGTTCAGAACAAGAGAGGGTGAACGAGCTCACGTTTATTTCATGCCTTTTAGCGTTACGTGGATGGTTAAGTACTTATACGAAGCCAACTCTCGCGATCTCGACCCTCTCAGGCGCTATGTAGCCGATTATATCAACCTCATTTCTACCAGATACCCATTTTGGAATACAACCAAGGGTGCCGACCATTTCATCGTTGCCTGTCATGATTGG GGTCCTCATGCAACAGAGGGCAATCAATTCCTTTACAACACATCCATTCGAGTCTTTTGCAACGCCAACTCTTCTGAAAGCTTCAACCCACAAAAGGACGTAAGCCTGCCAGAAATCCACCTCTTAACCGGCGAAATGCCATCGGCATTCCACTCTCCACCCGAAAATGCCACGCGTCCACTCTTAGCCTTCTTTGCCGGGGGCCTCCACGGCATAATCCGACCCATCCTCTTTCAACATTGGAACGGCCGAGACGGCGATATGCAAGTCCATGAGTATCTCCCTGAGGGCATGGGAGACTACCATACTTTCATGCTAAAATCCAAGTTTTGTCTCTGCCCTAGCGGATATGAAGTGGCGAGTCCTAGAGTGGTGGAGGCTATCTACGCCGGGTGTGTGCCGGTAATCTTGTCTGATAGCTATGTTCTGCCATTCAGTGATGTTCTTAAATGGGATGAGTTTTCCATCAGTGTGGAGATTTCAGATATTCCGAGGTTGAAGGAGATATTGAGTTCGGTTTCTGAAGAAAAGTATCGAAGACTTAAGGAAGGGTTAAAGACTGTTAGGAAGCATTTTGTGTTGAACAACCCTGCCAAGAGATTTGACGTGTTTCATATGATTCTTCATTCTATATGGCTCAGGAGGCTTAATGTTGGGCTTGCATAG